AACTTAGATTTGATGACAAGTTAACTAAATGGCTAGGGGAATTATAGCATGTCAGAGTAATGccatattatatatatacttttagCACATCAGGTGAAGACACTGAGGACAAAAATGACACCAGGACCAGTAGCGATGATGATGTAGACTTGGAAACTTTTCAGTATAAATCTTCCCAATCATCATGTTATGAGTTCACCCATAAATTACCATCACTATCCAAAACTTGGCACGCATCTGATACAAGCCACACACTTACAGTAGGCAAAGACATTGGATGTGACATTATACTTCATAATGACACTGATGCATTGGGCAATTCTGAATTCAGTACTAGTGGCATTAGATCTACTTCATACCGGACTATGGAAAAGAACGAGACcagttcctcttcctcctgctcttccgTATCAGATGCATTCTGGCTGGAAGAATTTGGCTTTCCTTTGGAATAGCTCAAAACCTGACTTCTTCAAAACCTAGATGTCGGAAGCCGTATTATACctgttcatttttaatactgGACCATGAAGTTTATTACATTGGAAGATGATGGTGAACCGTGCTTAGACTTCCAGAAATCTGAGCATCCTAGGATATTTAAAACAATACAGTAGCCACACAAAGCTGTCTCTTCTAGCAGTACCCTCCCTACTGTCTACCCATGCTACTTGTGGAGAAGACATTCAAATGCATCACCTTGGCTAGTCCTACAAAAGTAAGGCATGCAAGCTCTAAGAAGCTAAAATACATTCATCTGTTCTTGAAGGTAAGTGTCTTCATTTACTTGATGTAAGGATGGCACAGGCAGAAAGTT
This region of Dromaius novaehollandiae isolate bDroNov1 chromosome 14, bDroNov1.hap1, whole genome shotgun sequence genomic DNA includes:
- the PDZD9 gene encoding PDZ domain-containing protein 9, translated to MGEQGLGLIIIQNGPYLQITSLVEKSSAAQNGRLKPGDILIKIGHANVLGWTLRELRQLLHNIPIGTSLQIRVYRDFLEVPQHWQSVADLIPEVKLPTTADTSGEDTEDKNDTRTSSDDDVDLETFQYKSSQSSCYEFTHKLPSLSKTWHASDTSHTLTVGKDIGCDIILHNDTDALGNSEFSTSGIRSTSYRTMEKNETSSSSSCSSVSDAFWLEEFGFPLE